A genomic region of Xiphophorus couchianus chromosome 18, X_couchianus-1.0, whole genome shotgun sequence contains the following coding sequences:
- the zbtb16b gene encoding zinc finger and BTB domain-containing protein 16-A yields MGVLQLNNPTHSGTLLQRANQMRLTGTLCDVIITVDGQEFPAHRTVLACTSKMFEILFHRSSLRYALDFLSPKTFQQILEYAYTASLQATAEDLDDLLYAAEILEIEYLEEQCLKVLETIQAEETEEVALRNHSSGDHGDHGRARHWRHMLMSKKHSLQDGTKCGTPTALHHLALYHMAERTSPGPECDAAPQRSPKLDAEVDMESSQQVRDNSPLDPARSIKSERMQVDDNETCEGKSSSAGEATGTSEQPRDEGPGTPLRGSVITSARELNTGSEDGGQAATNALDGFPGIADKHLASIYSVASNHTGEGLPVSVSVAPSLGVPLDPRAYGGLLHHGLLHRELLSRLGQFAAGMRHEGQTQGQQCCGECGLQLHSRQAVEQHRRLHNEEKGNSCEYCGKHFQDNMRLRMHMLSHAAPAEALVCDQCGATFSSEDALEAHRQTHTGTDMAVFCLLCAKRFQTQKALQQHMEVHAGMHSYICSHCERPFPSHTTLKRHLRSHTGDHPFECEFCGSCFRDDGTLRGHKRIHTGEKPYECNGCGKRFSLKHQLETHYRVHTGEKPFECKLCHQRSRDYSAMIKHLRTHNGASPYQCTICQDFCPSLAAMQKHMKGHKPEDVPTDWRIEKTYLYVCYV; encoded by the exons ATGGGTGTTCTCCAGCTCAACAACCCCACTCACTCCGGCACGCTCCTGCAGCGGGCCAATCAGATGCGCCTGACCGGCACCTTGTGTGACGTGATCATCACTGTGGATGGCCAGGAGTTTCCGGCGCACCGCACCGTCCTGGCCTGCACCAGCAAGATGTTTGAGATCCTTTTCCACCGGAGCAGCCTGCGCTATGCCCTAGACTTCCTCTCTCCTAAGACCTTTCAGCAGATCCTCGAGTACGCCTACACCGCCTCCCTCCAGGCCACGGCCGAGGATCTGGACGACCTACTATATGCCGCAGAGATCTTGGAGATAGAGTACCTGGAAGAGCAGTGCCTGAAGGTTCTCGAGACCATCCAAGCGGAGGAAACCGAAGAGGTGGCATTGAGGAATCACAGCTCTGGAGATCATGGCGATCACGGTCGGGCCAGGCACTGGAGGCATATGTTGATGTCCAAGAAGCATTCCTTACAGGATGGAACAAAGTGTGGCACTCCCACTGCCCTCCACCACTTGGCTCTGTACCACATGGCGGAAAGAACGTCGCCGGGTCCGGAGTGTGATGCAGCTCCTCAACGCAGTCCCAAACTAGACGCTGAGGTTGACATGGAAAGCTCCCAGCAGGTTCGCGACAACTCGCCCCTGGATCCTGCCAGAAGTATCAAATCAGAGCGTATGCAGGTAGATGACAACGAAACCTGTGAGGGCAAGTCATCCAGCGCAGGGGAGGCGACTGGCACGTCTGAGCAGCCGAGAGACGAGGGCCCGGGGACGCCCCTCAGAGGCAGCGTGATCACCAGCGCCCGAGAGCTGAACACGGGCTCCGAAGACGGGGGACAAGCAGCGACAAACGCTCTTGACGGTTTCCCTGGGATCGCGGACAAACACCTGGCCTCCATTTACTCCGTGGCCTCCAACCACACGGGAGAGGGGCTGCCAGTGTCCGTTTCAGTGGCGCCGTCTCTGGGCGTTCCGCTGGATCCAAGGGCCTACGGCGGCCTGCTGCACCACGGCCTACTGCACAGAGAGTTGCTGAGCAGGCTGGGCCAGTTTGCAGCAGGAATGAGGCACGAGGGCCAGACTCAAGGCCAGCAGTGCTGTGGTGAATGTGGCCTCCAGCTGCATAGCAGACAGGCTGTGGAGCAGCACAG GAGGCTTCATAATGAGGAGAAGGGCAACAGCTGTGAATACTGTGGCAAGCACTTCCAGGACAACATGCGGCTCAGGATGCACATGCTGTCTCACGCAG CTCCTGCAGAAGCGTTGGTGTGTGATCAGTGCGGAGCAACGTTCTCCTCAGAGGACGCCCTGGAGGCCCacaggcaaacacacacag GGACCGACATGGCGGTGTTCTGTCTGCTGTGTGCGAAGCGCTTCCAGACCCAGAAGGCCCTGCAGCAGCACATGGAGGTCCACGCAGGGATGCACAGCTACATCTGCAGCCACTGTGAGCGCCCCTTCCCCAGCCACACCACCCTCAAAAGACACTTGCGCTCCCACACGG GCGATCACCCGTTTGAGTGTGAATTCTGCGGGAGCTGCTTCAGAGACGACGGCACGCTCAGGGGCCACAAACGCATCCACACCGGGGAGAAGCCCTACGAGTGCAACGGCTGCGGCAAGAGGTTCAGCCTGAAACACCAGCTGGAGACGCACTACCGGGTTCACACAG GTGAGAAGCCATTTGAGTGTAAGCTTTGCCACCAGCGCTCCAGAGACTACTCAGCCATGATCAAGCACCTGCGTACGCACAACGGAGCTTCTC